One stretch of Manis pentadactyla isolate mManPen7 chromosome 10, mManPen7.hap1, whole genome shotgun sequence DNA includes these proteins:
- the POU6F1 gene encoding POU domain, class 6, transcription factor 1 isoform X1 — protein MDPGAGPESSLTINEQVSSGAGRAGREGDGPRDVGKEKNSVELLKVIVMSGHETIRVLEVGVDAQIPAEEEGKGLEGVAAEGSQRGGPAKGGEPACGSGPDNPDSSAEATVKSLPGISVSPAPAVATFSQAPSQPQTSQTLTPLAVQAAPQVLTQENLATVLTGVMVPAGAVTQPLLIPISIAGQVAGQQGLAVWTIPTATVAALPGLTAASPTGGIFKPPLAGLQAAAVLNATLPAPVQAAPPAQASSPAQSQPPAQPQTLFQSQPLLQPTAATATAPTPKPVDTPPQITVQPAGFAFSPGIISAASLGGQTQILGSLTTTPVIANAIPSMPGISSQILTNAQGQVIGTLPWVVNSASVAAPAAAQSLQVQAVTPQLLLNAQGQVIATLASSPLPPPVAVRKPSTPESPAKSEVQPIQPTPAVPQPAVVITSPAPAAKPSASAPIPITCSETPTVSQLVSKPHTPSLDEDGINLEEIREFAKNFKIRRLSLGLTQTQVGQALTATEGPAYSQSAICRFEKLDITPKSAQKLKPVLEKWLNEAELRNQEGQQNLMEFVGGEPSKKRKRRTSFTPQAIEALNAYFEKNPLPTGQEITEIAKELNYDREVVRVWFCNRRQTLKNTSKLNVFQIP, from the exons ATGGATCCTGGAGCCGGGCCAGAGTCATCTCTGACTATCAATGAGCAGGTATCTTCTGGGGCCGGAAGAGCCGGGCGTGAGGGTGATGGACCAAGGGATGTGGGCAAGGAGAAAAACTCCGTGGAGCTCCTCAAG GTCATCGTGATGTCAGGCCACGAGACTATCCGTGTGCTGGAAGTTGGAGTGGATGCCCAGATCCCAGCTGAGGAGGAGGGCAAAGGCCTGGAGGGGGTGGCCGCTGAGGGCTCCCAGCGTGGAGGCCCTGCCAAAGGTGGGGAACCTGCTTGTGGATCTGGGCCAGACAACCCGGATTCGTCTGCAGAGGCAACTG TGAAGTCACTCCCGGGGATCTCTGTGAGCCCTGCCCCCGCTGTTGCCACCTTCAGCCAAGCCCCAAGCCAGCCTCAGACATCGCAGACCCTCACACCACTGGCTGTACAAGCTGCCCCCCAG GTCTTGACTCAGGAAAACTTAGCCACAGTTCTGACAGGAGTTATGGTTCCAGCAGGGGCAGTTACTCAACCTCTTCTTATCCCCATCAGTATTGCAGGTCAAGTGGCTGGTCAGCAGGGGCTGGCCGTGTGGACAATTCCTACAGCAACCGTGGCTGCCCTCCCAGGACTAACCGCTGCTTCTCCTACGGGGGGAATTTTCAAGCCACCTTTGGCCGGTCTCCAAG CAGCTGCCGTGCTGAATGCCACCCTCCCGGCACCTGTACAAGCTGCCCCACCGGCCCAGGCCTCCTCACCCGCCCAGTCCCAgccaccagcccagccccagaCGCTGTTCCAGAGCCAGCCGCTGCTGCAGCCCACAGCTGCCACCGCTaccgcccccacccccaagccAGTGGACACACCCCCACAGATCACCGTCCAGCCTGCAGGCTTCGCATTTAGCCCAGGAATC ATCAGTGCTGCTTCCCTCGGGGGACAGACCCAGATCCTGGGCTCCCTCACTACAACTCCCGTCATTGCCAACGCCATTCCCAGCATGCCGGGGATCAGCAGCCAGATCCTCACCAACGCTCAGGGACAG GTCATTGGAACACTCCCGTGGGTAGTGAATTCGGCTAGCGTAGcagccccagcagcagcccaAAGCCTGCAGGTCCAGGCTGTGACCCCCCAGCTGTTGTTGAATGCCCAGGGCCAGGTGATTGCGACCCTGGCCAGCAGCCCCCTGCCTCCTCCTGTGGCTGTCCGGAAGCCAAGCACGCCTGAGTCCCCTGCTAAGAGTGAG GTGCAGCCCATCCAGCCCACGCCAGCCGTGCCCCAGCCTGCTGTGGTCAtcaccagcccagccccagcagcCAAGCCATCTGCCTCGGCTCCCATCCCAATTACCTGCTCAGAGACCCCTACTGTCAGCCAGTTGGTGTCCA AGCCACATACCCCGAGTCTGGATGAGGATGGGATCAACTTAGAAGAGATCCGGGAGTTTGCCAAGAACTTTAAGATCCGGCGGCTATCCTTGGGACTCACCCAGACCCAGGTGGGTCAGGCTCTGACTGCAACGGAAGGCCCAGCCTACAGCCAGTCAGCCATCTGCCG GTTTGAGAAGCTGGACATCACGCCCAAGAGTGCCCAGAAGCTGAAGCCAGTGCTGGAGAAGTGGCTGAATGAGGCCGAACTCCGGAACCAGGAGGGCCAGCAGAACCTGATGGAGTTTGTGGGAGGGGAGCCCTCCAAGAAACGCAAGCGCCGCACCTCCTTCACCCCCCAGGCCATAGAGGCGCTCAACGCCTACTTTGAGAAGAACCCACTGCCCACAGGCCAGGAGATCACCGAGATCGCTAAGGAGCTCAACTACGACCGCGAAGTGGTGCGGGTCTGGTTCTGCAATCGGCGCCAGACACTGAAGAACACCAGCAAGCTGAACGTCTTTCAGATCCCTTAG
- the POU6F1 gene encoding POU domain, class 6, transcription factor 1 isoform X2 — protein MDPGAGPESSLTINEQVIVMSGHETIRVLEVGVDAQIPAEEEGKGLEGVAAEGSQRGGPAKGGEPACGSGPDNPDSSAEATVKSLPGISVSPAPAVATFSQAPSQPQTSQTLTPLAVQAAPQVLTQENLATVLTGVMVPAGAVTQPLLIPISIAGQVAGQQGLAVWTIPTATVAALPGLTAASPTGGIFKPPLAGLQAAAVLNATLPAPVQAAPPAQASSPAQSQPPAQPQTLFQSQPLLQPTAATATAPTPKPVDTPPQITVQPAGFAFSPGIISAASLGGQTQILGSLTTTPVIANAIPSMPGISSQILTNAQGQVIGTLPWVVNSASVAAPAAAQSLQVQAVTPQLLLNAQGQVIATLASSPLPPPVAVRKPSTPESPAKSEVQPIQPTPAVPQPAVVITSPAPAAKPSASAPIPITCSETPTVSQLVSKPHTPSLDEDGINLEEIREFAKNFKIRRLSLGLTQTQVGQALTATEGPAYSQSAICRFEKLDITPKSAQKLKPVLEKWLNEAELRNQEGQQNLMEFVGGEPSKKRKRRTSFTPQAIEALNAYFEKNPLPTGQEITEIAKELNYDREVVRVWFCNRRQTLKNTSKLNVFQIP, from the exons ATGGATCCTGGAGCCGGGCCAGAGTCATCTCTGACTATCAATGAGCAG GTCATCGTGATGTCAGGCCACGAGACTATCCGTGTGCTGGAAGTTGGAGTGGATGCCCAGATCCCAGCTGAGGAGGAGGGCAAAGGCCTGGAGGGGGTGGCCGCTGAGGGCTCCCAGCGTGGAGGCCCTGCCAAAGGTGGGGAACCTGCTTGTGGATCTGGGCCAGACAACCCGGATTCGTCTGCAGAGGCAACTG TGAAGTCACTCCCGGGGATCTCTGTGAGCCCTGCCCCCGCTGTTGCCACCTTCAGCCAAGCCCCAAGCCAGCCTCAGACATCGCAGACCCTCACACCACTGGCTGTACAAGCTGCCCCCCAG GTCTTGACTCAGGAAAACTTAGCCACAGTTCTGACAGGAGTTATGGTTCCAGCAGGGGCAGTTACTCAACCTCTTCTTATCCCCATCAGTATTGCAGGTCAAGTGGCTGGTCAGCAGGGGCTGGCCGTGTGGACAATTCCTACAGCAACCGTGGCTGCCCTCCCAGGACTAACCGCTGCTTCTCCTACGGGGGGAATTTTCAAGCCACCTTTGGCCGGTCTCCAAG CAGCTGCCGTGCTGAATGCCACCCTCCCGGCACCTGTACAAGCTGCCCCACCGGCCCAGGCCTCCTCACCCGCCCAGTCCCAgccaccagcccagccccagaCGCTGTTCCAGAGCCAGCCGCTGCTGCAGCCCACAGCTGCCACCGCTaccgcccccacccccaagccAGTGGACACACCCCCACAGATCACCGTCCAGCCTGCAGGCTTCGCATTTAGCCCAGGAATC ATCAGTGCTGCTTCCCTCGGGGGACAGACCCAGATCCTGGGCTCCCTCACTACAACTCCCGTCATTGCCAACGCCATTCCCAGCATGCCGGGGATCAGCAGCCAGATCCTCACCAACGCTCAGGGACAG GTCATTGGAACACTCCCGTGGGTAGTGAATTCGGCTAGCGTAGcagccccagcagcagcccaAAGCCTGCAGGTCCAGGCTGTGACCCCCCAGCTGTTGTTGAATGCCCAGGGCCAGGTGATTGCGACCCTGGCCAGCAGCCCCCTGCCTCCTCCTGTGGCTGTCCGGAAGCCAAGCACGCCTGAGTCCCCTGCTAAGAGTGAG GTGCAGCCCATCCAGCCCACGCCAGCCGTGCCCCAGCCTGCTGTGGTCAtcaccagcccagccccagcagcCAAGCCATCTGCCTCGGCTCCCATCCCAATTACCTGCTCAGAGACCCCTACTGTCAGCCAGTTGGTGTCCA AGCCACATACCCCGAGTCTGGATGAGGATGGGATCAACTTAGAAGAGATCCGGGAGTTTGCCAAGAACTTTAAGATCCGGCGGCTATCCTTGGGACTCACCCAGACCCAGGTGGGTCAGGCTCTGACTGCAACGGAAGGCCCAGCCTACAGCCAGTCAGCCATCTGCCG GTTTGAGAAGCTGGACATCACGCCCAAGAGTGCCCAGAAGCTGAAGCCAGTGCTGGAGAAGTGGCTGAATGAGGCCGAACTCCGGAACCAGGAGGGCCAGCAGAACCTGATGGAGTTTGTGGGAGGGGAGCCCTCCAAGAAACGCAAGCGCCGCACCTCCTTCACCCCCCAGGCCATAGAGGCGCTCAACGCCTACTTTGAGAAGAACCCACTGCCCACAGGCCAGGAGATCACCGAGATCGCTAAGGAGCTCAACTACGACCGCGAAGTGGTGCGGGTCTGGTTCTGCAATCGGCGCCAGACACTGAAGAACACCAGCAAGCTGAACGTCTTTCAGATCCCTTAG